The stretch of DNA CCAACACGTGTCCATAGCGCGTCGCCAACGGACCCCAAGGCCATCGTCAGTGAAAAAACCTTGCTGATACTTTGTACAGAAAAGGGACTGTGGGCGTCTCCCGCAGAGTAACAGTCTCCTGCGTGATCGATAATTGTTATGCCAAACTTATCCGATGAAACGGATGCCAGAGATGGAATGTAGTCAGCAACTTTCCCGCGAACGACCTCCCGCGCCATCTCGCCTGCTATGTCGTCAACGAGGCTCTGTAAATCGACGTGGGTCATTTGGAGTCTCTACGAGGTTAAGCCCAATCTATACTCAAAGGTCTTTATCGTAGCCTTGGTCCGCTACACCACCCGTTTATGCAATTGCTCAAACAGCGCTTCATTGGTCACGATTGGGTCGCATGCCTCCATGACGTCACCGCCGGATAGGCTCTCGACGCGAAGGCCGGCTTCGCGGGCAATGAAAATGCCCGCTGCGATGTCCCAGACTTGCAGGTCGCGTTCCCAAAATCCGTCGTAACGGCCCGCAGCTGTCCAGGCGAGGTCAAGCGCAGCAGAGCCAAGACGGCGCACGCCCGCAGAGGCGCCCATAACTTGGTGCAATTCTTTTAAGAATTTCGTATGACCTTTTTTGCCCAAAAACGGGATACCTGTTGCGAATAGACTTTCCGTGAAAATATCACGTTTGGCAGGCCGCAGGCGGCGATCTGCCCCGCCGAGACGACCATCATTTAAAAACGCTCCTTTGTCTTTTTCAGCAAAGAACATTTCGTCATTGATGGGATTATAGACAAGGCCCGCTACAATCACGCCTTCGCGTTCCAGCGCGATTGAAACGCTAAAATGCGGAATGCCGTGCAGGAAGTTTGTTGTCCCGTCGAGCGGGTCAACGATAAAGCGGTGGGTCTTATCCGTGCCGCGAATTTCGCCCGCTTCTTCCATTAAAAATCCGTAGCCCGGGCGGTCACGGCGCAGTTCCTCGAATATAATTTCTTCGGCCTTTTGATCGGCTTTTGACACAAAATCAGCGGGCCCTTTGCGCGCGATTTGTAAATGCTCGACCTCGCCAAAATCACGTAGCAAACTGCGCGACGCTTTGCGGGCGGCGGCTTGCATGACTGTCATTAAAGGTGAAAGCCCTGGAATAAACTCGCCAGCCATTAATCTGCTCGCTTCACATAGGAGCCGTCTTCGGTATTGATGATCAGCCGTTCGCCAACCCCGACAAAGGGCGGCACATTGGTGCGCACGCCATTTGACAGCGTCGCAGGCTTAAAGCTATTAGCCGCCGTTTGGCCTTTGACGACAGGTTCTGTGTCTTCGACTTCTAATGTGACTTGTTCTGGGATAGAGATGTTGATCGCGCGCTCTTCATAGAACTCAACATCGATTTCCATACCGTCGCTAAGATAAGCCGCGCGGTCGCCGACAAAGTCTTTGTGGAGGTGGATTTGCTCATAGGTCTCGCCGTTCATAAAGACGAGCATTTCGCCGTCTTCATACAGGTAGCTGTGTTTTTTCTGCTCTAGCCGGACTTTTTCGACCGTCTCAGCGGCGCGGAAGCGCTCATTAAGTTTACGCCCGTCTAGCAGGTTTTTAAGCTCGACTTGGTTAAACGCGCCGCCTTTGCCAGGTTTCACCGCATTACATTTGACAGCCACCCAAAGCGTGTCTTGGTGCTTGATGATATTGCCTTGGCGGATTTCATTGCCGTTCATTTTCATGGCGTGTCTCTTTTATGTGTATGCGCCGCGCTATTATATTGGGGCGCGCATGTCTGTTTGGCGCTGCCTTAACAGGCGCGCCCCAGTTTGCCAACACAGAATGGCTTTGCCAATACATCAAGCTGTATCGGGGACGCTAAATAGGGAGGGGCGGTCTAGCTAAAGGCGCGGTCTAGTTAAAGACGCTGTCTAGTTAAAGATGGGCGGCTGATGCGGGCTATCTAGTAGGAACGGCGGGATATCGACTGTGAACGTGTCACCTTCGGGGGTTTGCATGCCGTAATTGCCCATCATCATGCCCGATGGGGCCGTCAGCGGTGCGCCCGATGTATAACGGAACGTCTCGCCGGGGCGTAGCACAGGTTGTTCGCCGACAACACCAGATCCGCGCACTTCTTGGACTTGACCGCGACTATCGGCGATTTGCCAAAAGCGCTCTACGACTTGTAGGTCAACTTCGGTGCAGTTTTGTATCTCAACCGTATAGGCCCAGATAAAGCGCGACTCGGATGGTGATGATTGTTCGTCAAGGTAGTCAGGTTCAACCCGCACGATAACGTCTTTCGTGCGCTGTTCATATAACGTCGCGGGCGGCATGTTAAGCTTAACTGATGATGTGTCCATGAACCCCGCCTTTATTATAGCCACAAAATATGATCTTGATCGATTCTGCGACGTGTCTCTCTCGCCCCTTAATGCGCCGCGCAAGAGGGAGGCGCAAGCGCTTTACCCAGCTTTAGCGGTATTTTTATACGCTTTCATCTGACACGCGAAAGGCTTGCACCAGAATGGAGGCGTGATAGGACAGGCGTTAGATTTTACGTCACAAAAGGTGAGACGCGTGAGCCGCAAAAACGGAATATTACCAGAGCAAGCCATTCGGGCCTTGATTGATGACGGCGCTGTATCTGCTTCTGCCCCCATGGGCGGGGAAGACGGTTTACCAACACAAATTCAACCAGCCAGCCTTGACCTGCGTCTTGGCACTGTTGCCTATCGTATGCGCGCAAGCTTTTTGCCAGGCGCGGGGCGTAGCGTCATGGATGCCGCCAAAGATGTGGTCATGCATAAAATCGATTTGACAGCGGGGGCGGTGTTGGAAACGGGCTGTGTTTATCTGGTGCCGCTGCAAGAAAGCTTAAATCTACCCAAAAGCCTCGCGGCAAGTGCTAATCCCAAAAGCTCGACCGGGCGGCTTGATGTCTTTACGCGCGTTATTGCCGATGGGGCGGATGCCTTTGACCGTGTCGATGCGGGCTATAACGGGCCTTTATATGTCGAGATTGCACCGCGGACCTTTTCAATCCTTGTGCGGCCCGGTGACAGGCTTGTGCAAATGCGCTTTCGACGGGGCGTTTTAAAAGAACTGTCCACGCAGACTGTGTCAATTGACCTAAATGGGGCTGGCGTCATTGGTTACCGCGCCAAACGTCATGCGGGATTAGTGGACCTGCTTAAAGTTGGCGGCCATGTGGCGCTTGATTATTGGGAGCCGCTGGTGGCGCGCGGCGGCACATTAGTGCTCGACCCAGAGGAGTTTTACATCCTCGCCTCTAAAGAAGCTGTCTCTATCCCCGAAGACCAAGCGGCCGAAATGGCCCCTATCGCGCCAGAGATCGGCGAATTTCGCGCGCATTATGCAGGTTTCTTTGATCCCGGTTTTGGTGTTGATGCGGCCGGCGGGGCAGGGAGCCGCGCGGTGTTAGAGGTGCGAGGGCGAGATGTGCCGTTTATTTTGCGCGATGGACAACCCGTGGCAAAGCTCGTCTATGAGACGATGACGGAAACGCCCGCCGCATTATACGGTCAAAATGGTAGTCATTATCAAGCCCAGGGCCTTCGCCTGTCCAAGCATTTTAAGGACTAAAAGGGCCCGTCAAAAACGCTTAAATTTTTTGCCTATTATAATGCATATATAGGGCCGTGATTTTTGGCGTGATTTTCGGCGCTTTTCGACACCGGCCTATTCAGTCCGCATTCAGCGTAAATTGGCTATGACAAGGCTCACATCACAAAGGCTCCTTATGCGTATTTTTATCCTTCCTGCTTTGGCTCTAACACTCACGGCTTGTGCCTCCACACCTAAGACAGATATGCTGACGCAAGGACTGGATCAAAGCGCGATGCAGTCTGTCGTCCCTGATAAAGCTATGCGACAGTCTAGTGACCCTGTTTGCGCGCAATTTTACGTTAATGCGCAGAACTACATTCACGCGGCCAATACGCCGAGCCAAGGCTCTCGCTTTATGACCAATGTTGGTGTCAGCGTGCTGTCTGCTGTCGTGGGTAGCGGCGTGGGGGCAGGCATTGGCTCGCAAGTCGGGCGGGTTGCTGTCCAATCCGCCGCAAGCCAAGCGATTTACCAGGGCAGTGGTATTGCCTTGCAGGAATTATCCAAAGACAGCACGTCCGAGGCCAAAGTCATAGAGACAGCCGCGCAATTGCGATGCCCTGTGGCCTTAAAGGCAGGCTAAGCTGGCGGTCGTCGCGATTACGGTTATGACTATGACTAGGCTGTAAAGCGTCCTTGACATGTAAAGCGTCCTTGTCTATGACAAGGTAACTTGACATATAAAGGAGACGTCAATGACCCCTAAAGCCGCGCGGACGCGCTATTTTAAAGTATTCGTGCCAGCCATGGCTGGATATGTCGGCAGTATGTTTTTAGCCGCCGCCATTTTAGACAAAGAGGCGCCGCCAAGTGTCTTGGCTGTTATTTTGGCGCTGATCCCAGCGCTGTGTATTATGGTGTGGATGTGGGGGCAGGCGCGCTTCATATCAGAAATTGATGAGTTTCAGCGCAAAGTTCAGATCGACGCGCTACTCGCGGGCCTCGCTATGACGCTGGCCATATGCACGGGCTGGGGATTGCTAGAGATGTTTGCCAATGTGCCGGCACTGCCGATCTTCAATGTCATCGTGATTTTTGCCTTTTGCTACGGCCCAGCGTCCATCGTCATAAGCCGCCGTCGCGGTGCTGACTGCGTGGGGCTATAGTGAAAAACAGTTTAAAGGCACTCCGCGCTGAAAAAAACTGGTCGCAAGCGGCACTGGGTGAGCGGCTTGATATCTCTCGGCAGAGTGTAAATGCGATAGAGACGGGTAAATATGACCCGTCATTGCCGCTGGCCTTTAAAATTGCACGACTGTTTGGCTGCCAGATTGAAGATATTTTTGACGACGATATAAGTAATTTTGAGGTTTAGTCTGATCAATCTGTAAAAAGTTGAGAGGAATGTGTTTTATTTCAGGGCGAATGACCCATCGATTCCCGCGTGATTCAGGGGCCTTCATCCAGTTTCATCTATTGATAAATTGCTT from Fretibacter rubidus encodes:
- a CDS encoding helix-turn-helix transcriptional regulator, coding for MKNSLKALRAEKNWSQAALGERLDISRQSVNAIETGKYDPSLPLAFKIARLFGCQIEDIFDDDISNFEV
- the apaG gene encoding Co2+/Mg2+ efflux protein ApaG, with protein sequence MDTSSVKLNMPPATLYEQRTKDVIVRVEPDYLDEQSSPSESRFIWAYTVEIQNCTEVDLQVVERFWQIADSRGQVQEVRGSGVVGEQPVLRPGETFRYTSGAPLTAPSGMMMGNYGMQTPEGDTFTVDIPPFLLDSPHQPPIFN
- a CDS encoding 2'-deoxycytidine 5'-triphosphate deaminase, with product MSRKNGILPEQAIRALIDDGAVSASAPMGGEDGLPTQIQPASLDLRLGTVAYRMRASFLPGAGRSVMDAAKDVVMHKIDLTAGAVLETGCVYLVPLQESLNLPKSLAASANPKSSTGRLDVFTRVIADGADAFDRVDAGYNGPLYVEIAPRTFSILVRPGDRLVQMRFRRGVLKELSTQTVSIDLNGAGVIGYRAKRHAGLVDLLKVGGHVALDYWEPLVARGGTLVLDPEEFYILASKEAVSIPEDQAAEMAPIAPEIGEFRAHYAGFFDPGFGVDAAGGAGSRAVLEVRGRDVPFILRDGQPVAKLVYETMTETPAALYGQNGSHYQAQGLRLSKHFKD
- the efp gene encoding elongation factor P — encoded protein: MKMNGNEIRQGNIIKHQDTLWVAVKCNAVKPGKGGAFNQVELKNLLDGRKLNERFRAAETVEKVRLEQKKHSYLYEDGEMLVFMNGETYEQIHLHKDFVGDRAAYLSDGMEIDVEFYEERAINISIPEQVTLEVEDTEPVVKGQTAANSFKPATLSNGVRTNVPPFVGVGERLIINTEDGSYVKRAD
- a CDS encoding inositol monophosphatase — translated: MAGEFIPGLSPLMTVMQAAARKASRSLLRDFGEVEHLQIARKGPADFVSKADQKAEEIIFEELRRDRPGYGFLMEEAGEIRGTDKTHRFIVDPLDGTTNFLHGIPHFSVSIALEREGVIVAGLVYNPINDEMFFAEKDKGAFLNDGRLGGADRRLRPAKRDIFTESLFATGIPFLGKKGHTKFLKELHQVMGASAGVRRLGSAALDLAWTAAGRYDGFWERDLQVWDIAAGIFIAREAGLRVESLSGGDVMEACDPIVTNEALFEQLHKRVV